The window CGCCGTTGATCGGACCGAGCCCCGGCAGCAGGCCGACGATGGTGCCGATCAGGGTGCCACTGAGGGCGGTGACCAGGTTGTAGGGGCTGAGCGCGACGCCGAAGCCCTGGCCCAGGTAGCTGAAAGTATCCATGTCAGTTCTCCAGTACGTCGAGCAGTCCGAGGGGCAGCGGTACATCCATGGCCTTGTCGAACAGCAGGTAGAGACCGACGCTCATCAGGCTGATGATCACTGTGCTGGGCAACCAGCGGCCGCCGTACAGGCGTGCCATCGGAATGCCGACGAGGATGCTGCTGAGGATGAAGCCCAGCGGTTCGAAGGTGCCGGCGAAGACCAGCAGCAGGCCGGTGCAGAGGGCGATCTTGGTCAGGGTTTCGCGGTCCAGTGGCGGTTCGTCCTCGCTGTGCTTGAGCGGTGCCG of the Pseudomonas vanderleydeniana genome contains:
- a CDS encoding tripartite tricarboxylate transporter TctB family protein; translation: MLLQRIFAFALLLACAGLALMAWPYQAAFSYEPVGPRAYPLLMLGLMGLALLYMLFRPAPLKHSEDEPPLDRETLTKIALCTGLLLVFAGTFEPLGFILSSILVGIPMARLYGGRWLPSTVIISLMSVGLYLLFDKAMDVPLPLGLLDVLEN